Proteins encoded within one genomic window of Rhododendron vialii isolate Sample 1 chromosome 1a, ASM3025357v1:
- the LOC131314246 gene encoding probable xyloglucan endotransglucosylase/hydrolase protein 23, whose protein sequence is MAFFSKVSTSVVLLLAISLVGSLCLVVSAGNFYQDMDITWGDGRAKILNNGNLLTLSLDKTSGSGFQSKNQYLFGKIDMQLKLVPGNSAGTVTAYYLSSQGPTHDEIDFEFLGNLSGDPYILHTNVFSQGKGNREQQFYLWFDPTADFHTYSILWNPQSIIFSVDGTPIREFKNAESNGVPYPKNQPMRIYSSLWNADDWATRGGLVKTDWTKAPFTASYRNFNANACVWSNGKSSCTSSSKSSASNSWFSQQLDSTSQGRMKWVQKNYMIYNYCTDVKRFPQGLPQECKMS, encoded by the exons atggcttttttttcgAAAGTTTCCACATCAGTAGTACTATTGCTAGCCATCTCTCTTGTGGGTAGCTTGTGCCTTGTTGTTTCAGCTGGTAACTTCTACCAAGACATGGACATCACATGGGGTGATGGCCGTGCTAAGATACTCAACAATGGCAACCTCCTCACTCTCTCACTTGACAAAACCTCTGGCTCTGGATTCCAATCCAAGAACCAGTATCTCTTTGGGAAAATCGATATGCAACTCAAGCTTGTTCCCGGAAACTCTGCCGGCACCGTAACCGCTTATTAT TTGTCCTCACAAGGCCCAACACATGACGAGATAGACTTCGAGTTCTTGGGGAATTTGAGTGGTGATCCTTACATTCTCCACACCAATGTGTTTAGCCAAGGAAAGGGAAACAGAGAGCAGCAATTCTACCTATGGTTCGACCCAACTGCTGATTTCCACACCTACTCCATCCTTTGGAACCCTCAAAGCATCAT TTTCTCAGTAGATGGGACACCCATTAGAGAGTTCAAGAATGCAGAGTCAAATGGCGTTCCGTACCCGAAGAACCAGCCCATGAGGATATACTCGAGCCTGTGGAACGCCGATGATTGGGCGACAAGGGGAGGGCTCGTCAAGACCGACTGGACGAAAGCCCCTTTCACTGCTTCCTACAGGAACTTCAATGCCAACGCCTGCGTCTGGTCTAACGGAAAATCCTCTTGCACCAGTTCAAGCAAGAGCTCCGCTAGTAATTCATGGTTTTCGCAACAGCTAGACTCCACAAGTCAAGGGAGGATGAAATGGGTGCAGAAGAACTACATGATTTACAATTACTGCACTGATGTCAAGAGGTTTCCTCAAGGACTTCCACAAGAATGCAAAATGTCCTAG